A window of Mobiluncus massiliensis genomic DNA:
CCACTCGCGGTTCGGCAGCCGCTCGGTGGCGCGCTGACGCTCATGAACAGAAATTCGATAAATACCGTGCCGAGCAGGAAAAACAACTTGATGCTGAGTTGAAAAAGATTGAGCTGAACGAGGTGGGACTCAATCAGAAGGGCGTTCAGGTCGCGATGCGGGAAGCTCGGTTGGCCCATATTCGCAAGTTAGAGAAGCGCCGGATGGAGCTGGGGTTGGACGAAATGAACTTCGGTTCGGTTGACGCTCAAGGTAAAGGTGGCCGGCAGCAGCGGATGCAGCCGGGTCAGAAGGGTTGGGAGGAATACCGGGCCCAGTTTGATCAAGACAAGGCAGAGGCCGAAGCCGAGGCGGAACCTGATCCGGACGAAGTCGGCAAAGATGGCCTAACCGCCAGCCAACGAGCCACCAAACAAGCTGAAAGACGTGCAGCCGAGCGTAAAGCGAAGCAAAAGAAGTCAAAAAAGAAGCAAGGGAACAGATAAACACGATATTTTCAGGGCAGCACGACGCACGGCGTCGCCTGGGACTCGAGGAGCATAAACATGAGTGAATCAATGGACGAGTTGGACATTATTGAGGAAGGCACCGAAGTCGTTGCCAATCGCGCCTCCAAAATGGAGCGGCTGGAAAACGAAGGTGATTTGGCAGCTGATTATTTAGAGGAACTGCTGGACATTGTCGATTTGGACGGCGACATCGAGATTGATGTCGAGAACGGACGCGCCTTGGTAGAAATCGTTACCGGGGACGCCGAACCGGATCGTCGTTTAAAGCGACTCATCGGCCGGCACGGCGAAGTATTGGAAGCCCTGCAAGAACTGACCCGCTTGGCAGTACAGTCTCAAACCGGGGAACGTTCCCGGTTGATGCTCGATATAGCCGGTTACCGTTCCAATCGCCGCCTCGAGTTGCGCGAACTCGTGGAGCGCTTGGGTGCGCAGGTCCAGGAAACCGGCGAACCGGTCCAGCTCAATCCCATGAATCCGTTTGAACGCAAGGTGTGCCACGACAAGGCCGCGGAAATGGGTTTGTATTCCGAATCCGAGGGCATGGCCCCCAACCGCTATGTTGTCCTGTCGCTTGAAGAAGGCGACGATGAGGACTACGAGGACGAGCCTTTTGACGATTTTGATGACAACGCGGACGACGCTGGCGACGACTTGGCCGATGACGCGCACACCCCGGACGATGATGCTCTTGATGACGACACGGACGTCTCGGCTGACGAAGCCTAACCGTTAGAGGCTCGCAGAGAGACTGACCGTGACAGATTCAGCTGAGGATGAGCTGGCCGAGGACACCCCGGGTGAGATTCAGCTCGAACCGGAGCCGGAGGGTCTGGCCGATGTCTTTGACACCAGCGGCGACCAGATGCGCTACTTTGCGGACCTGCTCAGCCACGAAGGCTTGGAGCAGGGTTTGCTGGGACCGCGCGAGGCCGGTCGCATCTGGAGCCGCCACCTTTTGAACTGCTGGGTACTCAGCGAGTTTTTGCCCGAGGGAGTGCAGGTCGCCGATGTTGGTTCGGGAGCGGGGTTGCCCGGTTTGGTGCTGGCTATCGGTAGGCCGGATTTGAGTATGACTTTGATTGAGTCCATGGCTCGCCGCTGTGAGTGGCTGCAGTTCTGCGTGGAAGAACTCGGTCTGGACAACGTGCGGATTCGTAACGCTCGTGCTGAGGACCTTCGCGGGAAACAGGCGTTTTCCTATCTGACGGCGCGGGCGGTCGGCAACCTTTCGACCCTGCTGGGCTGGACGGCGCCGCTGGTGAAAAAGCAAGGCACGATGCTGTTCTTAAAAGGCGCCTCGGTCGAAGCGGAGATAGACAAAGCGAAAGCCAACTACGTGTTTGCCAAACAAAAGGTATCCCTGCCCGAAGTGCTCACCGTATCCACTCCCTTGACCGGAGAACCAACCCGCGTGGTGCGGCTGACCAAGAAATAAGCAATTGTTTCACGTGAAACATTTTGCTCCGACGTTAGCCAGCTCGGTTTCGAGGCAAATGGGAGGACGAATATGCGGCATTGTCGTGTCATCGGTTTGTTCAATTTGCTTCGAACACAGCCGGTTGGCCCGCGTGGTTGACCTGTGAAAACAATTGTCAACCGGCGCAACCACGCGGAATATCTTGTGGACAAGGTGTGGATAAGTTTTTGGCAAACTTGAATTTTTTCGTGGTCACCCATGAAGTAAACTGGAAGGAAAGAAGGGAGTTTTATGGTGGCAGAAAACGAACGGCCTAAGGTCGTAGTCCCCCATCAAATCGAGCGTCCGGATTCCATTCACCGGACCTTGCGTCCGCGGGTGCCGACCTCCGAGAACGAGACCCCCATCGCTCGGGAACTGCGCAAATCAATGGAGATGCGCCAGGCAATCGCCTCCGAGGATACTCCCCAGTTGCGCCACAATCACATCGTGGCGGTCGCTAACCAAAAGGGTGGAGTCGGCAAGACGACCACCCTGGTCAATATGGCGATGAGCTTGGCGCAGCGCGGCGTGCAGGTGCTGGTCATTGACACTGACCCGCAAGGCAACGCTTCGACTGCCCTGGGCATCGACCACCACGTTGGCAACCCCTCACTCTATGACGTCTACACCGGGCACTCTACCCTGGCGGAAGTCGCTCAGCCCTGCCCGCAACAGGAATCCCTCTTGGTCGTACCCGCCACCGTGGATTTGGCCGGGGTGGAAATGGAACTGGCTGATCAGGCGGACCGCAGTTTTTATCTGCGCGAAGCCGTCAAGTCGTACTTGGCGGATAAGTCCGGTTGTTTGGTTTTCATTGACTGTCCCCCTTCGCTGGGGCTGTTGACCGTCAACGCATTTTGTGCCGCGCATTGGGTCTTAATTCCGGTGCAGGCGGAGTACTACGCCCTGGAGGGCATTTCCCTACTGACTGATACCGTGGGCAAGATTCGCGATGCCCTGAATCCTCACTTGGAAGTGTTGGCCTTCCTCATCACTATGTTCGATAAGCGCACGAATCTGGCTGCCCAAGTCGAAGCCGATGTGCGCTCCCACTATCCCGAACAGACTTTACCTACCAACATTCCGCGTCAAGTTGCTATCTCCGAAGCTCCCTCCTGGGGTCAGACCGTCATCACTTACGAAAAGAATTCGCCAGGTTCGCTGGCTTATCAGATGGCGGCGTTAGAACTGTTGGGGAAATTAGCGACGAAGGAAAACTGACACATGGCGAAAAAACGGGCTTTAGGTAGTGGTCTGGGCGCTTTGATTCCCGGTGCGCAGTCGCAGCCGCGGGGTGTGGACGTGCTGGTTCCGCCCAAGCCGGGGACGAACCCGACCAAGAGCAACGACAAGGTCCACGAGTTGTTGAGTCCAGATGCGATGCAGCGCAAATCGGCAAACGCGCCGGACACCTCTCTGGTGCCGGTTCCCGGCATGACCGTGCAGGAACTTCCTATCGCGGCGATTAGCGCCAACCGGGCCCAGCCCCGCGAGGTATTCGATGAGGACGCTTTGGAGGAACTGGCGAATTCGATTCGCAGCGTCGGTATCTTGCAGCCCGTCACCGTGCGGCAGATTAGCACCGGCAAGAAACCTCAATACGAGCTGGTCATGGGGGAGCGGCGTCTGCGTGCGGCTAAGCTCGCGGGGCGTACCACGATTCCGGCTATCATTCGGGAGACTGCTGATGATGAGATGCGGGTCAACGCCCTGCTGGAAAATATCCAGCGCGTGAACCTGAACCCGCTGGAAGAAGCCGCCGCCTACCAACAGATGATTGAGGAACTCGGGGTCACCCAAGAAACCCTGGCGAAGCGACTGTCGCGGTCCCGTCCCCAGATTGCCAATACGCTGCGACTGTTGAAGCTGCCCGCGGAGGTACAGGTGCAGGTGGCAGCCGGGGTGCTGTCCGCAGGCCACGCCCGCGCCCTGCTGGCGTTGGATGATGCCGCCGCGATGACGCAACTGGCACAGCGCATTGTGGCCGAGGGCTTGTCGGTACGCGCCACCGAGGAAATCGTAGCGGTGGGCGATAATGACTCAGCCAAGACCAGTGAGCCGAAAAAGCGCCAGGCTACCCCGCTCAGCCCAGACATGATGGAAATGAAAGCTCATTTGGAAAACGTCTTGCAAACGCGGGTAAACCTGCAAATCGGGAAAACCAAAGGCAAGGTCACCATTGAGTTTGCCGATGGCGATGATTTAGCGCGGATTGCCAAAATTATTGCCAGCCGCTAAGGCAGTCAATGCCACACCGAGCGGCACAGAGTTCAGGCAGGCCGTGCGCCAAGCACAGGGTGGACGCCAGCCACGGCGGCGGGGACGGAATTGTTTCACGTGAAACAATACCCTAATCCGGGCCGCGGAAACGAAGGCAGTCCCCGAGCGCCCTGGTGAAACAAAGTAGGGGAAACTAATCGAGTAAACAGGCGACCGGGCTTGTGAAAGCTAATCGAGGCACGAAACGACGGTTCGGCGAGAGAACTCGTGAAGTACAGTTAGGCGGATTTGGCGGTAGAAACCGCAGACACGGCTTCACCGTTAGCAATCAGGGCTTTTTCCTGTTCCACGGTCAGGGCCAGACGCCGGATGCCTTCGCGAATTTGTTCCTCTGGAGGGTAGCAGTAGGCGATGCGCAGATAATCGGAGCCGCGTCCGTCCGCGTAAAAAGCTGTGCCAGAGACGTAAGCGACCAGGTTTTGCACGGCGCGGGGCAGCATCGCGTTCGTGTTGAG
This region includes:
- a CDS encoding ParA family protein; amino-acid sequence: MVAENERPKVVVPHQIERPDSIHRTLRPRVPTSENETPIARELRKSMEMRQAIASEDTPQLRHNHIVAVANQKGGVGKTTTLVNMAMSLAQRGVQVLVIDTDPQGNASTALGIDHHVGNPSLYDVYTGHSTLAEVAQPCPQQESLLVVPATVDLAGVEMELADQADRSFYLREAVKSYLADKSGCLVFIDCPPSLGLLTVNAFCAAHWVLIPVQAEYYALEGISLLTDTVGKIRDALNPHLEVLAFLITMFDKRTNLAAQVEADVRSHYPEQTLPTNIPRQVAISEAPSWGQTVITYEKNSPGSLAYQMAALELLGKLATKEN
- the rsmG gene encoding 16S rRNA (guanine(527)-N(7))-methyltransferase RsmG codes for the protein MTDSAEDELAEDTPGEIQLEPEPEGLADVFDTSGDQMRYFADLLSHEGLEQGLLGPREAGRIWSRHLLNCWVLSEFLPEGVQVADVGSGAGLPGLVLAIGRPDLSMTLIESMARRCEWLQFCVEELGLDNVRIRNARAEDLRGKQAFSYLTARAVGNLSTLLGWTAPLVKKQGTMLFLKGASVEAEIDKAKANYVFAKQKVSLPEVLTVSTPLTGEPTRVVRLTKK
- a CDS encoding R3H domain-containing nucleic acid-binding protein — its product is MSESMDELDIIEEGTEVVANRASKMERLENEGDLAADYLEELLDIVDLDGDIEIDVENGRALVEIVTGDAEPDRRLKRLIGRHGEVLEALQELTRLAVQSQTGERSRLMLDIAGYRSNRRLELRELVERLGAQVQETGEPVQLNPMNPFERKVCHDKAAEMGLYSESEGMAPNRYVVLSLEEGDDEDYEDEPFDDFDDNADDAGDDLADDAHTPDDDALDDDTDVSADEA
- a CDS encoding ParB/RepB/Spo0J family partition protein produces the protein MAKKRALGSGLGALIPGAQSQPRGVDVLVPPKPGTNPTKSNDKVHELLSPDAMQRKSANAPDTSLVPVPGMTVQELPIAAISANRAQPREVFDEDALEELANSIRSVGILQPVTVRQISTGKKPQYELVMGERRLRAAKLAGRTTIPAIIRETADDEMRVNALLENIQRVNLNPLEEAAAYQQMIEELGVTQETLAKRLSRSRPQIANTLRLLKLPAEVQVQVAAGVLSAGHARALLALDDAAAMTQLAQRIVAEGLSVRATEEIVAVGDNDSAKTSEPKKRQATPLSPDMMEMKAHLENVLQTRVNLQIGKTKGKVTIEFADGDDLARIAKIIASR